In Brassica rapa cultivar Chiifu-401-42 chromosome A06, CAAS_Brap_v3.01, whole genome shotgun sequence, a single window of DNA contains:
- the LOC103873185 gene encoding protein NRT1/ PTR FAMILY 2.10 → MERKPFEVETTKTDEDQKPYSAVDGGGSDSVDSFDEDQKKLVYRGWKVMPFIIGNETFEKIGIIGTLSNLLVYLTQVFNLKKYTAATIINAFSGTINFGTFLAAFLCDTYFGRYKTLSVAVIACFLGSLAILLTAAVPGLHPTPCGTKSSCEGPGAGQILFLMLGLALLVVGAGGIRPCNLAFGADQFNPKSESGKKGINSFFNWYFFTFTFAQIISLTLVVYIQSNVSWTIGLSIPVGLMFLACVIFFAGHKLYVKVKASGSPLAGIARVIAAAISKRGLKPVKQPWVDLYNHIPRNYANLTLKYTDQFRFLDKAAIMTPEDKLNSDGTASDPWKLCTMQQVEEVKCIIRVIPIWFACAIYYLAISIQMTYPVFQAQQSDRRLGTGGFKIPAATYVVFLMTGMTVFIIIYDRVLVPSLKRVTGLDTGITLLQRIGAGIFFAVLSLLVSGFIEERRRSIALAKQTLGMEPRTGEISSMSAMWLIPQLVLAGIAEAFTAIGQMEFYYKQFPENMRSFAGSIFYVGAGVSSYLASFLISTVHRTTEHSPSGNWLAEDLNKAKLDYFYFMLTGLMFVNMVYFLIMAKFYRYKGSDDKVISAIETSEDETKQKQAKNSV, encoded by the exons ATGGAAAGAAAGCCTTTTGAGGTTGAGACAACAAAGACGGATGAGGATCAGAAACCCTACTCCGCTGTCGATGGCGGTGGTTCTGATTCGGTCGATTCATTTGATGAAGATCAGAAAAAGCTCGTGTATAGAGGATGGAAAGTCATGCCTTTTATCATTG GTAATGAAACATTTGAGAAGATTGGGATCATTGGGACATTATCAAACCTTCTTGTGTACCTAACTCAAGTATTCAACCTCAAGAAATACACAGCTGCAACCATCATCAATGCCTTTAGTGGCACCATCAACTTCGGCACTTTCCTCGCTGCTTTCCTCTGCGACACTTACTTTGGTCGCTACAAGACTCTCAGTGTTGCTGTCATCGCTTGTTTTCTG GGATCGCTTGCGATACTACTCACGGCAGCAGTTCCGGGACTGCACCCGACTCCTTGTGGAACAAAGAGTTCATGCGAAGGGCCAGGTGCGGGGCAGATTTTGTTTCTGATGTTGGGTTTAGCGCTTCTTGTGGTTGGTGCTGGTGGTATCAGGCCGTGTAACTTGGCGTTTGGTGCCGATCAGTTCAACCCCAAGTCCGAATCAGGAAAGAAAGGAATCAACAGTTTCTTCAACTGGTACTTCTTCACTTTCACGTTCGCGCAGATCATCTCGCTCACGCTAGTTGTGTATATCCAGTCGAATGTGAGCTGGACCATCGGTTTGAGTATCCCCGTGGGTCTCATGTTCTTGGCTTGCGTCATTTTCTTCGCTGGTCATAAACTTTATGTAAAAGTGAAAGCCTCGGGTAGTCCCTTGGCTGGTATAGCTCGTGTTATAGCAGCCGCGATCTCGAAACGAGGATTGAAGCCGGTTAAGCAGCCTTGGGTCGATCTTTACAATCACATTCCTCGTAACTATGCAAACTTAACCCTAAAATACACCGACCAGTTCAG GTTTCTAGACAAAGCAGCGATAATGACACCTGAGGACAAGTTGAACTCTGATGGAACAGCTTCGGATCCATGGAAACTATGTACGATGCAGCAAGTGGAAGAAGTGAAATGCATTATAAGAGTGATTCCGATCTGGTTTGCTTGCGCTATCTACTACCTTGCAATAAGCATTCAAATGACTTATCCCGTCTTCCAAGCGCAACAGAGCGACCGGAGATTAGGTACCGGTGGCTTCAAGATCCCCGCAGCCACCTACGTAGTTTTCTTGATGACCGGTATGACGGTTTTCATCATAATCTACGACCGTGTCCTTGTCCCGTCGCTCAAAAGAGTGACCGGTCTAGACACTGGTATAACACTCTTGCAAAGGATCGGAGCGGGGATCTTCTTTGCGGTGTTGAGTTTATTGGTCTCCGGGTTCATAGAGGAACGTAGAAGAAGCATTGCGCTGGCAAAACAGACTCTAGGGATGGAGCCTCGAACAGGAGAGATCTCATCAATGTCGGCGATGTGGCTGATTCCGCAGCTGGTTCTTGCAGGGATAGCTGAAGCGTTTACAGCCATTGGACAGATGGAGTTTTACTACAAGCAGTTTCCTGAGAACATGAGGAGCTTTGCTGGTTCTATCTTCTATGTCGGTGCGGGGGTTTCTAGCTACCTCGCTAGCTTCTTGATCTCCACTGTTCATCGGACAACTGAACATTCACCTTCGGGGAACTGGTTAGCTGAGGATCTGAACAAGGCCAAGTTGGATTACTTCTATTTCATGCTCACGGGGCTCATGTTCGTTAACATGGTTTACTTCTTGATAATGGCTAAGTTTTATAGATACAAAGGCAGTGATGATAAAGTCATCTCTGCTATTGAGACCAGTGAAGACGAGACCAAGCAGAAGCAAGCGAAGAACTCGGTTTAA